A section of the Scleropages formosus chromosome 16, fSclFor1.1, whole genome shotgun sequence genome encodes:
- the usp34 gene encoding ubiquitin carboxyl-terminal hydrolase 34 isoform X1: MCENCAELVDVLNEISDADSTDGLQLKKEHALRVFSYISSWTQRQCLCCFKEYKHLEVFNQLVYALINLVINQVQALRDQLCKGRGSAAGAESEWVSARLPPGDDEPVNVERDSAEEDGGSGEGGSQVSETGPNQGVQGKQENPHSREGNNEDGPDLLASWSTEDREKLLLCAAKIFQIQFPLYTAYKHNTHPTIEDISAQESNILGSFCDMNDVEVPLHLLRYVCLFCGKHGLSLMKDCFEYGTPETLPFPIAHAFITIVSNIRIWLHIPAVMQHIIPFRTFVIRYLCKLSDQELRQSAARNMADLMWSTVKEPLDSALCFDKESLDLAFKYFMSPTLTMRLAGLSQITNQLHTFNDVCNNESLVSDTETSIAKELADWLINNSVVEHIFGPNLHIEIIKQCQVILNFLAAEGRLSTQHVDCIWAAAQLKHCSRYIHDLFPSLIKNLDPVPLRHVQNLVSGLHPSAHTEQTLYLASMLTKALWNNALAAKAQLSKQSSFASLLNTNIPMGKKKGSPAASPESSDNSDTHHSGGSDIEMDEQIMNSSKHGQQRLSDTEESMQGSSDETANSGEEGSSGPGSSSGRSEGSSNEAGSSRASQSAGSPGSELHSDDMADSEVLKEEEEEDEEEEEDDDEDEEEDEEDDEDEEEERETATAEGSPRNEHRDIAERKRKAGDSQQQSGMCLGERDGSVDHSSGGTTGPNVKGMPFSPETPAMAAASASSSADNHMRMLDACSSSSHPEGADRDLPAEISSAHMHPGPQDPACLPRSGDFLGDTMGSELFNCRRFIGPQHHHPHHHHHQHHHHHHHHEGPMMEDMLSADDVSCSSSQVSAKSEKNMADFDGEESGCEEELVQINSHAELTSHLQQHLPNLASIYHEHLAQGPSVHKHQYSGHAVTDINLDNVCKKGNTLLWDLVQDENAIHLSEGLISEAEKLLCSLVCWFTDRQIRMRFIEGCLDNLAHHRSVVVSLRLLPKLFGTFQQFGSSYDTHWITMWAEKELHMMKLFFENLMHYIQEVREQRHKFVLYGHSAEVQVRLQFLTCVFSTLGSPDHFRLSLEQVDILWHCLVEDSECYDDALHWFLNQVRSKDQHAMGMETYKHLFLEKMPQLKPETISMTGLNLFQHLCNLARLATSAYDSGPNCELCGMDQLWGIALRAQSADISRAAIQYINSYYINGKTGLEKEQEFISKCMESLMMASANLEKDPHSSLTIIERGLLMLKTHLEAFRRRFAYHLRQWQIEGTGISSHLKALSDKQSLPLRIVCQPAGLPDKMTIEMYPSDQVADLRAEVTHWYENLQKEQMNQQAQLQEFGQSSRQGDFPGGLMGPVRMISSGHELTTDYDEKTLHELGFKDMQMVFVSLGAPRRERKGEGVQLPASCLPPPQKDNIPMLLLLQEPHLTTLFDLLEMLACFKPPSTEQALENAESARCEELHLHAENLSRRVWELLMLLPTCPNMLLAFQNISEEMGGEGLCWKDLLRIKSPHKLLYALEIIEALGKPNRRIRRESTGSYSDLYPDSDDSSEDQIENSKNSWSCKFVASGGLQLLLEIFNSGILEPKEQESWTVWLLDCLACLLKLICQFAVDPADLDLAYHDVFAWSGLADSQRKRAWPGKSRKGTGEHGKGLHIPRLTEVFLSLVQGNNLIQRLINVAYTYENLAPRVLKAQCDHRSRHEVMHYSMWLLVSWAHCCSLVKSSLADSEHLHDWLKKLALLVPETAVRHEACNGLYKLSLSGLEGGESINRSFLLLAASTLLKFLPDAQALKPLCVEDYEEEPLLRTGCKEYFWLLCKLIDNIHVKDASQTTLLDLDALARHLADCIRSREILDQRDGTIEDDGLTGLLRLATSVVKHKPPFKFSREGQEFLRDVHNLLFMLPSLKDRQQPKCKSHAARAAAYDLLVEMVKGSVENYRLLHNWVMSQHMQASHAPYKWDYWPHDDVRAECRFVGLTNLGATCYLASTIQQLYMIPEARQAVFSAKYAEDIKHKTTLLELQKMFTYLMESERKAYNPRPFCKTYTMDKQPLNTGEQKDMTEFFTDLITKIEEMSQDLKNTVKTLFGGVITNNVVSLDCEHVSQTAEEFYTVRCQVADMKNIYESLDEVTIKDTLEGDNMYTCSQCGKKVRAEKRACFKKLPRILSFNTMRYTFNMVTMMKEKVNTHFSFPLRLDMTPYTEDFLMGKSDRKEGFREETESRVTESYEYDLIGVTVHTGTADGGHYYSFIRDIVNPHAYKTNKWYLFNDAEVKPFDSAQLASECFGGEMTTKTYDSVTDKFMDFSFEKTHSAYMLFYKRVEPEEENGKDFKFEVSPDLLEWIWHDNMQFLQDKNIFEHTYFGFMWQLCSSIPSTLPDPKAISLMTAKLSTSFVLETFIHSKEKPTMLQWIELLTKQFNNSQAACEWFLDRMADDNWWPMQILIKCPNQIVRQMFQRLCIHVIQRLRPVHAHLYLQPGMEDGSDDMDGPVEDIGSRSCVTRFVKTLLSIMEHGVKPHSKHLTEYFAFLYEFAKMGEEESQFLLSLQAISIMVHFYMGTKGPENPQVEVLSEEEGEEEDDEEDILSLAEEKYRPAALEKMVALIALLVEQSRSERHLTLSQNDMAALTGGKGFPFLFQHIRDGINIRQTCNLIFSLCRYNNRLAEHIVSMLFTSIAKLTPEAANPFFKLLTMLMEFAGGPPGMPSFASYILQRIWEVIEYNPSQCLDWLAVQTPRNKLAHSWVLQNMENWVERFLLAHNYPRVRTSAAYLLVSLIPSNSFRQMFRSTRSLHIPTRDLPLSPDTTVVLHQVYNLLLGLLSRAKLYVDAAVHGTTKLVQYFSFMTYCLISKTEKLMFSGYFMDLWNLFQPKLSEPAIATNHNKQALLSFWYNVCVDCPENVRLVVQSPVVTKNIAFNYILADHDDQEVVLFNRGMLPAYYGILRMCCEQSPAFTRQLASHQNIQWAFKNLTPHASQYPGAVEELFNLMQLFVAQRPDMREEELEDIKQFKKTTISCYLRCLDGRSCWTTLISAFRILLENDEDRLLVVFNRGLILMTESFNTLHMMYHEATACHVTGDLVELLSIFLSVLKATRPYLQRKDVKQALIQWQERIDFAHKLLTLLNSYSPPELRNACLDVLKELVLLSPHDFLHTLVPFLQHNHCTYHHSNIPMSFGPYLPCRENIKLMGGKNNIRPPRPELNMCLLPSMVETSKGKDEVYDRMLLDYFLSYHQFIHLLCRVAINCEKFTETLVKLSVLIAYEGLPLHLALFPKLWTELAQSQSPMAKTCVKLLCEDPAFGEYIKCILMDERTFLNNNLAYSFLTCFLHKVQSQVLPGPSCANLINMLVTNLVNEYHSLEPQLASQRMEICKASTVLNSDLRALVLMLSVHTPQHLDPALGPTLQDLLVKCRTCLQHHSTLETEAKDRKTRAEEEGATPVKRRRVSSEEERPMESSSSGGGCPTSSSSSSSISSSCMEMKPEPREALTPASTSDTETRDSSVIDPGTEQDPHTPGSISPKEEKMEASSSSSSLPEEVLPSGQQENPVAGGSKPNDGAAEKDGTEEKEEEQESGSKMFGPAVAGPTEEDPATPSTSVLAGLQEAGEGQGFPLSEVDSGSLAPGCSHTASHGFLNLVQQQDMLDMLCRTVESTISVVSKLPGKGTRNASS; this comes from the exons atGTGTGAGAACTGCGCCGAGCTGGTGgatgttttaaatgaaa TTTCGGATGCAGACAGCACTGATGGCTTACAACTGAAGAAGGAGCATGCCCTCAGAGTATTCAGCTACATCAGTTCATGGACCCAGAG GCAATGTCTTTGTTGCTTTAAGGAGTACAAGCACCTGGAGGTGTTCAACCAGCTGGTGTATGCCCTCATCAACCTGGTGATCAACCAGGTGCAGGCTCTGCGGGACCAGCTGTGTAAGGGGAGGGGCAgtgctgctggagcagagtctGAGTGGGTATCAGCACGCTTACCGCCAGGCGATGATGAACCCGTCAATGTGGAGCGGGACTCTGCTGAGGAGGATGGTGGCAGTGGTGAGGGTGGAAGCCAGGTGTCAGAAACTGGTCCAAACCAGGGCGTCCAGGGCAAGCAGGAAAATCCCCACTCCAGGGAAGGTAATAACGAAGATGGCCCTGACCTGCTTGCCTCCTGGAGTACTGAGGACCGAGAGAAACTACTTCTCTGTGCTGCCAAGATATTCCAGATTCAGTTCCCGCTGTACACAGCCTACAAACACAACACCCACCCAACCATAGAG GACATCTCAGCTCAAGAAAGCAATATACTAGGATCGTTCTGTGATATGAAT GATGTAGAAGTACCTTTGCACTTGCTTCGTTATGTTTGCCTCTTCTGCGGAAAACATGGCCTTTCTCTCATGAAGGATTGCTTTGAGTATGGGACACCAGAGACTCTGCCTTTCCCCATAGCACATGCATTCATCACCATTGTCTCCAAT ATCAGAATATGGTTGCACATTCCCGCAGTTATGCAGCACATTATACCTTTCCGGACATTTGTCATAAg GTATTTGTGCAAGCTGTCAGACCAGGAGCTTCGACAGAGCGCAGCAAGGAACATGGCCGACTTGATGTGGAGCACAGTAAAAGAGCCACTTGATAGCGCTCTGTGCTTTGACAAGGAAAGCCTTGACCTGGCCTTCAAGTACTTCATGTCTCCAACACTAACAATGAGGCTGGCCGGCCTCAGTCAGATCACG AATCAGCTTCACACCTTTAATGATGTTTGTAATAATGAGTCCTTGGTATCTGACACTGAAAC GTCAATCGCAAAGGAACTGGCAGACTGGCTGATTAACAACAGTGTGGTGgagcacatctttggaccaAATTTGCACATTGAG ATTATCAAACAGTGCCAAGTTATCTTGAACTTTCTGGCTGCAGAAGGCCGGCTGAGTACCCAGCATGTGGACTGCATCTGGGCAGCAGCACAG CTGAAGCACTGCAGTCGGTACATCCATGATCTGTTTCCTTCTCTCATCAAGAACCTGGACCCAGTACCCCTGCGCCATGTGCAGAACCTGGTCTCAGGCCTACATCCCAGCGCTCACACAGAGCAG ACACTGTACCTGGCTTCCATGCTGACCAAAGCGCTGTGGAATAATGCACTTGCAGCCAAGGCTCAACTGTCCAAGCAGAGCTCCTTTGCCTCCCTGCTCAACACCAACATCCCCATGGGCAAGAAGAAAG GCTCCCCTGCTGCCAGTCCAGAGAGCAGTGACAATAGTGACACCCACCACAGCGGAGGGAGTGATATTGAGATGGATGAACAAATTATGAACAGCAGCAAGCATGGGCAACAGAGGCTGTCTGACACAGAG GAGTCAATGCAGGGTAGCTCTGATGAAACTGCTAACAGTGGGGAAGAGGGCAGTAGCGGccctggaagcagcagtgggCGGAGCGAGGGCTCCAGCAATGAGGCTGGCTCTAGTAGAGCCAGCCAATCAGCTGGCAGTCCAGGCAGTGAACTGCACTCAGATGACATGGCTGACAGTGAGGTcctgaaagaggaggaggaggaagatgaggaagaggaggaggatgatgatgaagatgaggaggaggatgaggaggatgatgaagatgaggaggaggaaagagaaaCGGCAACAGCTGAGGGGAGTCCTCGGAATGAGCATCGTGATATAGCTGAGAGAAAGAGGAAGGCCGGTGATTCTCAGCAGCAGTCAGGGATGTGTCTCGGAGAAAGGGATGGATCTGTAGACCATTCCAGCGGTGGTACAACTGGACCCAATGTCAAAGGAATGCCTTTCAGTCCAGAGACTCCAGCAATGGCggcagcatcagcatcatcctCAGCTGACAACCACATGAGGATGCTGGATGCCTGCTCGTCCTCTAGCCACCCAGAGGGTGCGGACCGAGACCTTCCAGCAGAGATTAGTTCCGCCCATATGCACCCAGGGCCACAGGACCCTGCCTGCCTTCCCCGCTCTGGAGACTTCTTGGGTGATACTATGGGCAGCGAGCTCTTCAACTGTCGGCGCTTCATTGGTCCCCAGCACCACCAtccgcaccaccaccaccatcagcaccaccatcaccaccatcatcatgaGGG GCCCATGATGGAGGACATGCTCAGTGCTGATGATGTCAGCTGTAGCAGCTCCCAGGTCAGCGCAAAGTCAGAAAAGAACATGGCTGATTTTGACGGTGAGGAGTCTGGTTGCGAGGAGGAGCTGGTCCAGATCAACTCCCATGCTGAGCTCACCTCGCACCTCCAACAGCACCTTCCCAACCTTGCCTCCATCTACCATGAGCATCTGGCTCAAG GTCCATCTGTTCACAAGCATCAGTACTCGGGCCATGCTGTCACTGATATCAACCTGGACAATGTGTGTAAGAAGGGCAACACACTGCTGTGGGACCTGGTGCAGGATGAGAATGCG ATCCATTTGTCAGAGGGCCTGATCAGTGAGGCAGAGAAGCTGCTGTGCTCACTGGTGTGTTGGTTCACTGACCGGCAGATCCGTATGCGCTTTATTGAGGGCTGCTTGGACAACCTGGCCCACCATCG GTCTGTGGTGGTTTCCCTGCGTTTGCTTCCCAAGCTTTTTGGAACCTTCCAGCAGTTTGGAAGCAGCTATGACACTCACTGGATCACCat GTGGGCAGAAAAGGAACTTCACATGATGAAGCTTTTTTTCGAGAACCTGATGCACTACATCCAGGAGGTACGGGAGCAGCGACACAAGTTTGTGCT ATATGGACACAGCGCGGAGGTCCAGGTGCGACTACAGTTCCTCACCTGTGTCTTCTCCACTTTGGGCTCACCAGACCATTTCA GGCTGAGTCTGGAGCAGGTGGATATCTTGTGGCACTGCCTGGTTGAGGACTCAGAGTGCTATGATGATGCACTTCACTGGTTCCTCAACCAGGTTCGCAGCAAAGACCAGCATGCCATGGGCATGGAGACCTACAAGCATCTGTTCCTGGAGAAG ATGCCCCAGCTAAAACCAGAGACCATCAGCATGACAGGCCTCAACCTCTTTCAGCACTTGTGTAACCTGGCCCGTCTAGCTACCAGTGCTTATGACAGCGGCCCCAACTGCGAG CTATGTGGCATGGACCAGTTGTGGGGAATTGCCCTGCGGGCCCAGTCTGCAGACATCAGCCGCGCAGCCATCCAGTATATTAACTCCTACTACATCAACG GTAAAACTGGTCTGGAGAAGGAACAGGAGTTCATCAGCAAGTGCATGGAAAGCCTGATGATGGCATCAGCAAACCTGGAGAAGGACCCTCATTCAAGTCTTACAATCATCGAAAGGGGACTTCTCATGCTGAAAACTCACTTGGAGGCTTTCCGACGCAG GTTTGCCTATCACCTGCGCCAGTGGCAGATTGAGGGCACAGGCATCAGTAGTCACCTGAAGGCCCTGAGTGACAAGCAGTCTCTGCCCTTGCGGATTGTGTGCCAGCCAGCTGGCCTACCTGATAAG ATGACAATTGAGATGTACCCCAGCGACCAAGTGGCAGACCTGCGGGCGGAGGTGACTCACTGGTATGAAAACCTGCAGAAGGAGCAAATGAACCAGCAGGCCCAGCTGCAGGAGTTTGGCCAGAGCAGCCGGCAGGGAGACTTCCCAG GAGGCCTGATGGGACCTGTCAGAATGATCTCCTCTGGTCATGAGCTGACCACAGACTATGATGAGAAAACTCTACATGAGTTGggcttcaaagacatgcag ATGGTGTTTGTGTCCCTGGGGGCACCGCGCCGAGAGCGCAAGGGTGAAGGGGTGCAGCTGCCTGCCTCCTGTCTTCCACCACCTCAAAAGGACAATATCcccatgctgctgctgttgcaggaACCCCACCTCACAACGCTTTTCGACTTGCTTGAGATGCTGGCCTGCTTCAAGCCCCCAAGCACTGAGCAAGCCCTGGAGAATGCAGAG AGTGCCCGCTGTGAGGAGCTGCACCTCCATGCGGAGAACCTCTCCCGACGTGTCTGGGAACTACTCATGCTGCTTCCTACCTGCCCGAACATGCTGCTGGCCTTCCAGAACATTTCAGAGGAAATG GGTGGTGAGGGGCTCTGCTGGAAGGACTTATTGAGGATTAAGAGCCCCCACAAGCTTCTGTATGCACTGGAGATCATTGAGGCCTTGGGCAAGCCTAATCGCCGTATCCGCAGAGAATCCACG gGGAGCTACAGTGACCTGTATCCTGACTCTGATGATTCCAGTGAAGACCAGATAGAGAACAGCAAGAACTCTTGGAGCTGCAAG TTTGTTGCATCTGGAGGACTACAGTTGCTTTTGGAGATCTTCAACTCTGGAATTCTGGAACCAAAAGAACAGGAATCTTGGACAGTG TGGTTGCTGGACTGCCTTGCCTGTCTTCTGAAGCTGATCTGCCAGTTTGCTGTGGACCCTGCTGATCTGGACCTGGCTTACCATGATGTCTTTGCCTGGTCTGGCCTGGCTGACAGCCAGCGCAAGAGGGCGTGGCCTGGCAAGTCCCGCAAGGGAACTGGGGAACATGGCAAGGGCCTGCACATTCCACGGCTCACAGAG GTGTTTCTAAGTCTTGTCCAAGGAAATAACCTAATCCAGCGATTAATAAATGTTGCCTACACATATGAGAATCTTGCACCAAG ggTTCTGAAGGCTCAGTGTGACCACCGCTCTCGTCATGAAG tGATGCACTATTCAATGTGGCTACTGGTGAGCTGGGCCCACTGCTGCTCCTTGGTGAAGTCCAGCCTGGCAGACAGCGAACACCTGCATGACTGGCTCAAGAAACTCGCACTGCTTGTACCTGAG acGGCTGTGAGACATGAGGCATGTAATGGTCTCTACAAGCTCTCATTGTCGGGCCTGGAAGGGGGGGAGTCCATCAACAGGTCTTTCCTGCTGCTGGCTGCATCCACGCTGCTCAAGTTCCTCCCTGATGCCCAGGCACTCAAGCCACTTTGT GTGGAGGACTATGAAGAGGAGCCGCTGCTCAGGACGGGCTGTAAAGAGTACTTTTGGTTGCTATGCAAGCTGATCGACAACATCCATGTGAAGGATGCCAGCCAG ACAACGTTGCTAGATCTTGATGCTTTGGCAAGACACCTTGCAGACTGCATTAGGAG TAGGGAGATCCTGGACCAGCGTGACGGCACAATTGAGGATGATGGGCTGACTGGACTCCTCCGTCTGGCTACCAGTGTAGTCAAACACAAACCACCATTCAAATTCTCCCGTGAGGGCCAGGAGTTTCTACGCGATGTGCATAATCTTCTGTTCATGCTGCCCAGCCTGAAGGACCGGCAGCAGCCCAAGTGCAAGTCACACGCTGCACGAGCTGCTGCCTATGACTTGTTGGTGGAGATGGTCAAGGGCTCTGTGGAGAACTATCGGCTGCTTCACAACTGGGTCATGTCCCAGCACATGCAAG CTTCCCATGCCCCATATAAGTGGGACTACTGGCCTCATGATGATGTGCGTGCCGAGTGCCGGTTCGTTGGGCTAACCAACCTGGGTGCTACCTGCTACCTGGCCTCCACCATCCAGCAACTCTACATGATCCCAGAGGCTCGGCAGGCTGTCTTCAGTGCAAAG TATGCAGAGGACATAAAGCACAAGACAACCTTACTTGAGCTGCAGAAAATGTTCACATACCTCATG GAGAGTGAGCGGAAGGCGTATAACCCCCGGCCATTCTGCAAGACATACACAATGGATAAGCAGCCACTCAACACAGGAGAACAGAAGGACATGACCGAGTTCTTCACTGACCTCATCACAAAGATTGAGGAGATGTCTCAGGACCTA aaaaacacagtgaaaacactcTTTGGAGGGGTCATCACGAACAATGTGGTGTCTCTG GACTGTGAGCACGTGAGTCAAACAGCTGAGGAGTTCTACACAGTCAGGTGTCAGGTGGCAGACATGAAGAACATCTAT GAATCTCTAGATGAAGTGACCATTAAGGACACCCTTGAGGGTGACAATATGTACACATGTTCTCAGTGTGGGAAGAAAGTTCGGGCAGAGAAAAG GGCATGCTTTAAAAAGCTGCCACGCATCCTGAGCTTTAACACCATGCGCTACACTTTCAACATGGTGACCATGATGAAGGAAAAGGTCAACACTCACTTCTCCTTCCCACTGCGCCTGGACATGACACCGTACACAGAGGATTTCCTGATGGGCAAGAGTGACAGAAAGGAGG GGTTCCGGGAAGAAACTGAGTCCAGGGTAACTGAGAGCTATGAGTATGACCTCATCGGGGTCACCGTGCACACAGGCACAGCAGATGGAGGCCATTACTACAGCTTCATACGGGATATTGTCAACCCACATGCGTACAAGACTAACAAGTG GTACCTCTTTAACGATGCTGAGGTGAAGCCATTTGACTCCGCACAGCTGGCATCTGAGTGCTTCGGGGGCGAGATGACG ACAAAGACTTATGACTCTGTCACAGACAAATTCATGGACTTCTCCTTTGAAAAG ACCCACAGTGCCTATATGTTGTTCTACAAGAGAGTTGAACCTGAAGAAGAGAATGGGAAGGACTTCAAATTTGAAGTTTCTCCTGATCTGCTGGAG TGGATTTGGCATGACAACATGCAGTTTCTCCAGGACAAGAACATTTTTGAGCATACCTACTTTGG TTTCATGTGGCAATTGTGCAGCAGTATTCCCAGCACCTTGCCTGATCCCAAAGCCATCTCCCTCATGACAGCCAAG CTTAGTACGTCTTTTGTCCTggagacatttattcattcaaaggAAAAG CCTACAATGCTGCAATGGATTGAGCTCCTCACCAAGCAGTTCAACAACAGCCAAGCAGCCTGTGAG TGGTTCCTGGACCGCATGGCAGATGACAACTGGTGGCCCATGCAGATCCTCATCAAGTGCCCCAATCAAATAGTGCGGCAG ATGTTCCAGCGACTGTGTATCCATGTGATCCAGCGGCTGCGGCCTGTGCACGCTCACTTGTACCTGCAGCCCGGCATGGAGGACGG ATCTGATGACATGGATGGCCCTGTGGAGGACATTGGTAGTCGATCGTGCGTGACACGATTTGTCAAGACGTTGCTGTCTATCATGGAGCATGGAGTCAAGCCCCACAGCAAGCACTTGACAGAGTACTTCGCCTTCCTTTATGAGTTTGCCAAGATGGGCGAGGAAGAG AGTCAGTTCCTGCTGTCTTTACAAGCCATTTCCATTATGGTGCATTTTTACATGGGAACCAAGGGGCCTGAGAAT CCACAGGTAGAGGTGCTGTCTGAGGAGGAAGGcgaggaagaggatgatgaggaggatATCCTCTCCTTGGCAGAGGAGAAGTACCGGCcagctgctttagagaagatGGTTGCCCTGATTGCACTACTGGTGGAGCAGTCTAGATCAGAGAG GCATCTGACCCTCTCTCAGAATGACATGGCAGCATTGACAGGGGGCAAGGGTTTCCCCTTCCTCTTTCAGCACATACGAGATGGTATCAATATTCGCCAGACCTGCAACCTTATCTTCAGCCTCTGCCGCTATAACAACCGGCTGGCAGAACAT ATTGTTTCCATGCTTTTCACGTCAATCGCAAAACTCACTCCTGAG GCTGCAAACCCATTCTTCAAGCTGCTCACCATGCTCATGGAGTTTGCTGGTGGGCCCCCTGGCATGCCTTCCTTTGCCTCTTATATTCTACAGAGGATCTGGGAG GTGATAGAGTACAACCCCTCTCAGTGTCTGGACTGGTTGGCTGTGCAGACACCACGTAACAAGTTGGCCCACAGCTGGGTCTTGCAGAACATGGAGAACTGGGTGGAGCGGTTCCTGCTTGCCCACAACTACCCCCGTGTGCGCACAT CTGCAGCCTACCTCCTGGTTTCCCTCATTCCCAGCAACTCCTTCCGGCAAATGTTCCGCTCAACGCGCTCATTGCACATCCCCACCCGGGACCTGCCTTTGAGCCCTGACACCACTGTGGTGCTGCACCAGGTCTACAACCTGCTGCTGGGTTTGTTGAGCCGGGCCAAGCTCTACGTGGACGCTGCTGTGCATGGCACTACCAAGCTGGTGCAGTACTTCAGCTTCATGACCTACTGTCTCATTTCCAAGACAGAGAAACTCATGTTCTCTGGCTACTTCATGGACCTCTGGAACCTATTTCAG CCCAAATTGTCAGAGCCAGCCATTGCTACAAACCACAACAAGCAGGCTCTGCTGTCTTTCTGGTATAATGTTTGCGTTGACTGCCCAGAGAATGTTCGTCTGGTGGTGCAGAGCCCAGTTGTCACTAAGAACATTGCCTTCAATTACATACTGGCTGATCACGATGACCAGGAGGTGGTGCTTTTTAACCGTGGAATGCTCCCTGCCTACTATGGCATCCTACGCATGTGCTGTGAACAGTCCCCTGCCTTCACACGACAACTAGCCTCTCACCAGAACATCCAGTGGGCGTTTAAGAATCTCACGCCCCATGCCAGCCAGTATCCTGGG GCAGTGGAAGAGCTCTTCAACCTGATGCAGCTGTTTGTGGCCCAGCGACCTGATATGAGGGAGGAGGAGTTGGAGGACATAAAGCAGTTCAAGAAGACCACCATCAGCTGCTACCTGCGTTGCTTGGATGGCCGTTCCTGCTGGACTACCCTCATCAG TGCCTTCAGGATCTTGCTGGAGAATGATGAAGACCGGCTGCTAGTAGTTTTTAACCGGGGACTCATCTTGATGACGGAG TCCTTCAACACCTTGCACATGATGTACCATGAGGCAACTGCCTGCCACGTGACCGGGGACCTGGTCGAGTTGCTAtccatctttctttctgtcctcaAGGCCACGCGGCCTTACTTGCAGCGCAAAG ATGTGAAACAGGCTTTGATACAGTGGCAGGAAAGGATAGACTTTGCCCACAAACTCCTCACACTGCTGAACTCCTACAGCCCTCCAGAGCTGCGCAATGCCTGCTTGG ATGTGTTGAAGGAGCTGGTTCTCCTCAGCCCCCATGATTTCCTGCACACCCTGGTGCCCTTCCTGCAGCACAATCACTGTACCTACCACCACAGCAACATCCCCA TGTCCTTCGGCCCCTACTTGCCTTGTAGGGAGAACATCAAGCTGATGGGTGGGAAGAATAACATTCGTCCCCCCAGGCCTGAGCTCAATATGTGTCTCCTTCCATCGATGGTCGAGACCAGTAAG GGGAAGGATGAAGTCTATGACCGCATGTTGCTGGACTACTTTCTTTCCTATCATCAGTTCATCCACCTGCTGTGTCGAGTGGCCATCAACTGCGAAAAGTTCACTGAAACCCTTGTCAAACTAA GTGTCTTGATCGCTTATGAAGGATTACCTCTGCATCTGGCTCTCTTCCCCAAGCTGTGGACAGAGCTTGCACAGTCTCAG TCACCCATGGCCAAAACTTGCGTGAAGCTGCTATGTGAGGACCCAGCATTTGGAGAGTACATCAAGTGCATCTTGATGGACGAGAGGACCTTTCTCAACAATAACCTGGCTTATTCtttcctcacctgcttcttgcACAAG gtgcagagtcaggtgctgcctGGCCCCAGTTGTGCCAACCTGATCAACATGCTGGTCACAAACCTGGTCAACGAGTATCACAGCCTGGAGCCTCAGTTGGCCAGTCAGCGCATGGAAATCTGCAAGGCGAGCACCGTTCTCAATTCG GACCTGCGAGCCCTTGTGCTGATGCTGTCGGTGCACACACCCCAGCATCTGGACCCTGCTCTGGGCCCCACTCTCCAGGACCTTCTGGTCAAGTGTCGCACCTGTCTACAGCACCACAGCACCCTGGAGACAGAGGCCAAAGATCGCAAAACCAGAG CAGAGGAAGAGGGTGCAACCCCTGTGAAGCGCCGACGGGTGAGCAGTGAAGAGGAGAGGCCCATGGAGAGCAGTAGCAGTGGTGGAGGGTGCCCCACCTCCTCGTCCTCTTCATCCTCCATCTCATCGTCCTGCATGGAGATGAAGCCTGAGCCACGGGAGGCATTGACGCCTGCCAGCACCTCCGATACAGAAACACGGGACTCATCTGTCATCGATCCGGGCACTGAACAGGACCCTCACACCCCGGGGAGCATTTCCCCCAAGGAGGAAAAGATGGAGGCTTCATCATCGTCATCTTCCCTCCCGGAGGAGGTTTTGCCATCTGGGCAGCAGGAGAACCCCGTAGCAGGAGGAAGCAAGCCCAACGATGGTGCAGCTGAGAAGGACGGCacagaggaaaaggaggaggagcaggagtcTGGCTCCAAGATGTTTGGGCCTGCTGTTGCTGGCCCCACAGAGGAGGACCCGGCAACCCCTTCCACCTCAGTGCTGGCAGGGCTCCAGGAGGCTGGGGAGGGCCAGGGTTTTCCCCTGTCAGAGGTGGACAGTGGCAGCCTGGCACCTGGTTGCAGCCACACTGCTTCACATGGCTTCTTGAACttggtgcagcagcaggacatgCTGGACATGCTTTGCAGGACAGTGGAGTCCACCATTAGTGTGGTCAGCAAACTGCCCGGCAAAGGTACCCGCAATGCATCCTCCTGA